In Saccharomyces cerevisiae S288C chromosome VIII, complete sequence, a genomic segment contains:
- the SPO11 gene encoding DNA topoisomerase (ATP-hydrolyzing) (Meiosis-specific protein required for meiotic recombination; makes DNA double-strand breaks (DSB) during meiotic recombination, homolog pairing, and synaptonemal complex formation; role in meiotic DSB formation involves a topo-II-like transesterase mechanism; forms monotetrameric complex; covalently linked to DSBs through a 5'-phosphodiester bond between a catalytic tyrosine (Y135) and the DSB 5'- end; sequence similarity to a topo VI subunit from archaea, fission yeast rec12 and human SPO11): protein MALEGLRKKYKTRQELVKALTPKRRSIHLNSNGHSNGTPCSNADVLAHIKHFLSLAANSLEQHQQPISIVFQNKKKKGDTSSPDIHTTLDFPLNGPHLCTHQFKLKRCAILLNLLKVVMEKLPLGKNTTVRDIFYSNVELFQRQANVVQWLDVIRFNFKLSPRKSLNIIPAQKGLVYSPFPIDIYDNILTCENEPKMQKQTIFPGKPCLIPFFQDDAVIKLGTTSMCNIVIVEKEAVFTKLVNNYHKLSTNTMLITGKGFPDFLTRLFLKKLEQYCSKLISDCSIFTDADPYGISIALNYTHSNERNAYICTMANYKGIRITQVLAQNNEVHNKSIQLLSLNQRDYSLAKNLIASLTANSWDIATSPLKNVIIECQREIFFQKKAEMNEIDARIFEYK from the coding sequence ATGGCTTTGGAGGGATTGcggaaaaaatataaaacaagGCAGGAATTGGTCAAAGCACTCACTCCTAAAAGACGGTCCATTCACTTGAACTCCAATGGTCACTCCAACGGAACTCCCTGTTCAAACGCAGATGTTTTGGCTCATATTAAGCATTTCCTGTCATTGGCGGCTAATTCATTAGAGCAACATCAACAGCCTATTTCAATCGTctttcaaaacaaaaaaaaaaaaggcgATACAAGCAGTCCTGACATTCACACAACATTGGACTTCCCTTTGAATGGCCCGCATCTATGCACTCATCAGTTCAAGTTGAAAAGATGCGCAATCCTTTTAAACTTATTGAAAGTCGTTATGGAAAAATTACCGCTAGGTAAAAACACTACAGTGAGAGATATCTTCTACTCCAACGTGGAATTGTTTCAAAGACAAGCAAACGTAGTCCAGTGGCTGGACGTTATACGCTTTAATTTCAAGCTCTCTCCAAGAAAATCCTTAAACATTATACCAGCTCAAAAGGGTTTAGTTTATTCGCCTTTCCCCATTGATATTTATGACAATATTCTGACATGTGAAAATGAACCAAAGATGCAAAAGCAAACAATTTTCCCTGGTAAGCCCTGTCTAATTCCATTTTTCCAAGATGATGCGGTCATCAAGTTAGGGACAACAAGTATGTGTAATATTGTAATagtggaaaaagaagctgTCTTCACCAAATTAGTAAATAATTATCACAAGTTGAGTACAAATACCATGCTCATTACAGGTAAGGGATTTCCAGATTTCTTGACAAGGTTATTCCTAAAAAAACTAGAACAATATTGCTCCAAATTGATATCGGACTGTTCTATATTTACCGATGCGGACCCCTATGGGATTAGCATAGCCCTAAATTATACTCACTCGAATGAACGCAACGCTTATATTTGCACGATGGCAAACTATAAAGGAATTCGTATTACGCAAGTTTTGGCACAAAATAATGAAGTGCATAACAAATCCATTCAATTATTGAGTTTGAATCAGCGCGACTACTCCTTAGCCAAGAATTTGATAGCATCTCTGACTGCCAACAGCTGGGATATTGCAACTTCACCATTAAAGAACGTCATCATAGAATGTCAGCgggaaatttttttccaaaagaaagcTGAAATGAACGAGATTGATGccagaatttttgaatacaAATGA
- a CDS encoding uncharacterized protein (hypothetical protein; green fluorescent protein (GFP)-fusion protein co-localizes with clathrin-coated vesicles; YHL017W has a paralog, PTM1, that arose from the whole genome duplication): MDRTWLLLTWLLLLCGVVQGNQESINQKYHDVCSGMYSKEDFNGKVDPYISFTLEELSLADEDDDGEGVSVAVFDFQDYEHIGVRLPNGEIQYICDDYALDLGLCEDSSEGQFIIQETAIDPFTSKEHKLTSQILTFTQQELGTNDKVYSINKTGYYCVTTSSFISSSSKFKATVNFRNAYGQLDASEAYKMPIYAFLAVAYAVCTLVYSWLCWKHRHELLPLQRYILVFCIFLTADTIFVWMYYIIENQKGNSSVALHVYMVFISIFSAGKMTFTLLLALLISLGYGIVYPKLDRTLLRRCQIFAIFTFAVCVAFLVQKYSQNSESLSNLILITAIPLVLCLFAFYYLTLSSMNKTMTYLREQNQVVKLNMYRKLIILCYISLFILFLGLLVSTFAYVGMDTVDMIEQYWKTEFLITDTWPSFVYFLVFVIFAFFWRPTSTSYLLACSHQLPTDMENVSEFDLDDINSLSDEALPNREPRNDYQEHDHNMDIDLASDFEEVPSVNANTNANNDVLFDVDYDRDAKNDRSTT; the protein is encoded by the coding sequence ATGGATAGAACGTGGCTATTACTGACGTGGCTGTTGCTACTCTGTGGGGTAGTTCAAGGGAACCAAGAAAGCAtaaatcaaaaatatcaCGATGTCTGTTCAGGGATGTATTCCAAGGAGGATTTCAATGGAAAAGTTGACCCCTATATATCGTTTACGTTGGAGGAATTGTCACTTGctgatgaagacgatgatgGCGAGGGGGTTAGTGTTGCTGTGTTTGATTTCCAAGATTATGAGCATATTGGTGTGCGGTTACCAAATGGAGAAATTCAGTATATTTGCGATGACTACGCATTGGATTTGGGCCTCTGTGAGGATTCGTCGGAGGGGCAATTTATCATTCAAGAGACAGCCATCGATCCGTTCACCAGTAAGGAACATAAGCTAACGAGTCAGATTTTGACTTTCACTCAACAAGAATTGGGCACTAACGACAAGGTATACTCAATTAACAAAACTGGTTACTATTGTGTGACCACGTCatctttcatttcttccAGTTCCAAGTTTAAGGCTACAGTGAATTTTAGGAACGCTTACGGTCAATTGGACGCTTCAGAGGCGTACAAGATGCCTATTTATGCCTTTTTGGCCGTCGCTTATGCCGTCTGTACATTAGTGTACTCTTGGCTATGCTGGAAGCATAGACATGAGTTACTGCCTTTACAAAGGTAcattttggtattttgtATTTTCCTAACAGCTGATACTATTTTCGTCTGGATGTACTATATTATTGAGAACCAGAAGGGAAACTCCAGCGTCGCTCTTCATGTCTATATGGTTTTCATATCGATCTTTAGCGCCGGTAAGATGACTTTCACGCTTCTCCTCGCCTTGCTGATATCTCTTGGATATGGTATAGTATATCCAAAACTGGACCGTACATTGCTAAGAAGATGTCAAATATTTGCGATATTTACGTTTGCAGTGTGCGTTGCATTCCTGGTCCAAAAATATTCCCAGAATTCTGAGTCTTTATccaatttgattttgattaCTGCTATCCCCTTAGTATTATGTCTATTCGCTTTCTATTATTTGACACTGTCTTCAATGAACAAAACAATGACTTATTTGAGGGAACAAAACCAAGTGGTGAAATTAAACATGTACAGAAAACTGATCATATTGTGTTATATTTCGTTGTTTATACTCTTCTTAGGCTTACTAGTCTCTACTTTTGCATACGTCGGTATGGACACTGTTGACATGATAGAACAATATTGGAAAACAGAATTCCTCATCACAGATACTTGGCCTAGTTTCGTTTACTTCTTGGTCTTCGTCATTTTCGCATTCTTCTGGAGACCTACAAGTACATCATATTTACTAGCGTGCTCGCATCAATTACCAACTGACATGGAAAATGTATCAGAATTCGATTTAGATGACATAAATTCCTTGTCTGATGAGGCATTGCCTAATAGAGAGCCACGTAATGACTACCAGGAACACGATCACAATATGGATATTGATTTAGCATCcgattttgaagaagtgCCAAGTGTAAATGCAAATACGAACGCAAATAATGACGTATTGTTCGACGTAGATTACGACAGAGATGCAAAAAATGATAGAAGTACTACATAA
- the OPI1 gene encoding transcriptional regulator OPI1 (Transcriptional regulator of a variety of genes; critical sensor of genotoxic stress; phosphorylation by protein kinase A stimulates Opi1p function in negative regulation of phospholipid biosynthetic genes; involved in telomere maintenance; null exhibits disrupted mitochondrial metabolism and low cardiolipin content, strongly correlated with overproduction of inositol; binds to phosphatidic acid), with protein MSENQRLGLSEEEVEAAEVLGVLKQSCRQKSQPSEDVSQADKMPASESSTTPLNILDRVSNKIISNVVTFYDEINTNKRPLKSIGRLLDDDDDEHDDYDYNDDEFFTNKRQKLSRAIAKGKDNLKEYKLNMSIESKKRLVTCLHLLKLANKQLSDKISCLQDLVEKEQVHPLHKQDGNARTTTGAGEDETSSDEDDDDEEFFDASEQVNASEQSIVVKMEVVGTVKKVYSLISKFTANSLPEPARSQVRESLLNLPTNWFDSVHSTSLPHHASFHYANCEEQKVEQQQQQQQQQQQQQLLQQQLLQQQQQKRNKDGDDSASPSSSVTANGKVLILAKESLEMVRNVMGVVDSTLGKAEEWVKQKQEVKEMIRERFLQQQQQYRQQQQKDGNYVKPSQDNVDSKD; from the coding sequence ATGTCTGAAAATCAACGTTTAGGATTATCAGAGGAAGAGGTAGAAGCGGCTGAAGTACTTGGGGTGTTGAAACAATCATGCAGACAGAAGTCGCAGCCTTCAGAGGACGTCTCACAAGCTGACAAAATGCCGGCAAGTGAGTCGTCTACGACGCCGCTAAACATTTTGGATCGCGTAAGTAACAAAATTATCAGTAACGTAGTGACATTCTACGATGAAATAAACACCAACAAGAGGCCACTGAAATCAATAGGGAGGCTGCTAgacgatgacgatgacgagCATGATGATTACGACTACAACGACGATGAGTTCTTCACCAACAAGAGACAGAAGCTGTCGCGGGCGATTGCCAAGGGGAAGGACAACTTGAAAGAGTACAAGCTGAACATGTCCATCGAGTCTAAGAAGAGGCTTGTAACGTGCTTGCATCTTTTAAAGCTGGCCAATAAGCAGCTTTCCGATAAAATCTCGTGTTTACAGGACCTTGTTGAAAAGGAGCAGGTGCATCCTTTGCACAAGCAAGATGGAAATGCTAGGACGACCACTGGAGCTGGCGAGGACGAGACATCGTCAGACGAAGACGACGACGATGAGGAGTTTTTTGATGCCTCAGAGCAGGTCAACGCCAGCGAGCAGTCTATTGTGGTGAAAATGGAGGTGGTCGGCACAGTCAAGAAAGTCTACTCGCTGATATCGAAGTTCACAGCAAATTCGCTGCCGGAGCCCGCAAGATCTCAGGTTCGGGAAAGTCTTCTAAACTTACCCACAAATTGGTTCGACAGCGTCCACAGTACATCACTGCCGCATCATGCTTCGTTTCATTATGCCAACTgtgaagaacaaaaagtggagcaacagcaacagcaacagcaacagcagcagcagcagcaactTTTGCAGCAGCAACTCctgcaacagcaacagcaaaaaaggaacaagGATGGCGACGACTCAGCCTCGCCGTCCTCCTCCGTAACTGCGAATGGGAAAGTACTCATTCTCGCCAAAGAATCCCTGGAAATGGTGAGAAATGTCATGGGCGTAGTCGACTCCACGTTGGGCAAGGCTGAAGAATGGGTGAAGCAGAAACAGGAGGTAAAAGAAATGATCAGGGAGCGTTTCTtgcaacagcagcaacagtACAGGCAGCAACAGCAGAAGGATGGCAATTACGTAAAGCCCTCTCAGGACAACGTGGATAGCAAGGACTAA
- the AIM17 gene encoding Aim17p (hypothetical protein; the authentic, non-tagged protein is detected in highly purified mitochondria in high-throughput studies; null mutant displays reduced frequency of mitochondrial genome loss) produces MLRSNLCRGSRILARLTTTPRTYTSAATAAAANRGHIIKTYFNRDSTTITFSMEESSKPVSVCFNNVFLRDASHSAKLVTTGELYHNEKLTAPQDIQISEDGKSLVVKWKDGGHHQFPLQFFIDYKGSSFVSPATRKQESRYRPQLWNKRILKDNVKDLLSVSYNEFIDPKDDSKLFQTLVNLQKFGIAFISGTPSSSSEGLTIQKICERIGPIRSTVHGEGTFDVNASQATSVNAHYANKDLPLHTDLPFLENVPGFQILQSLPATEGEDPNTRPMNYFVDAFYATRNVRESDFEAYEALQIVPVNYIYENGDKRYYQSKPLIEHHDINEDNTLLGNYEALIKCINYSPPYQAPFTFGIYDKPSDLNNNLDLNLITTPAKLTERFLFKSFIRGLNLFESHINDFNNQFRLQLPENCCVIFNNRRILHANSLTSSNQQWLKGCYFDSDTFKSKLKFLEEKFPHDK; encoded by the coding sequence ATGCTAAGATCAAATTTATGCAGAGGATCTCGAATCCTTGCAAGACTGACCACTACACCAAGGACATACACATCTGCGGCGACAGCTGCGGCTGCGAATCGGGGACATATCATCAAAACATACTTCAATAGAGATTCTACGACAATTACGTTCTCCATGGAGGAGTCCAGCAAGCCGGTTTCCGTTTGCTTTAACAACGTTTTTCTTAGAGATGCCTCCCATAGTGCCAAGCTGGTGACCACGGGAGAACTGTATCATAACGAGAAATTGACCGCTCCTCAGGACATTCAAATTTCTGAGGACGGAAAATCTCTAGTGGTGAAATGGAAAGATGGCGGTCATCACCAGTTCCCTTTACAATTCTTTATCGACTATAAAGGTTCCAGTTTTGTTTCGCCAgcaacaagaaaacaagaatCCAGATATAGACCCCAGTTATGGAATAAGCGCATCCTGAAAGATAACGTCAAGGACTTACTTTCTGTGAGCTACAACGAGTTTATTGATCCTAAGGATGACTCCAAGCTTTTCCAAACGCTGGTCAACCTACAAAAGTTTGGTATCGCTTTCATTTCCGGTACTCCTTCATCCTCCTCTGAAGGCCTTACCATACAAAAGATCTGTGAAAGGATCGGACCCATAAGATCGACTGTACATGGTGAAGGTACATTTGACGTGAATGCATCCCAAGCGACAAGTGTTAATGCCCATTATGCCAATAAAGACTTGCCGCTACATACGGATTTACcatttttagaaaatgTGCCAGGTTTCCAGATTCTACAATCTCTACCTGCTACAGAAGGGGAAGATCCCAATACTAGACCCATGAATTACTTCGTGGACGCATTTTATGCTACCCGTAATGTTAGAGAATCGGATTTTGAGGCTTATGAGGCTTTACAAATTGTTCCTgtaaattatatatatgaaaaCGGCGATAAGAGGTACTACCAATCCAAACCTTTAATCGAACATCACGACATTAACGAGGACAATACTCTTCTGGGTAATTATGAGGCCTTGATTAAATGCATTAACTACTCTCCACCATACCAAGCACCTTTCACTTTCGGAATTTATGATAAGCCCTCAGATCTAAATAATAATCTGGACTTGAATTTAATTACCACCCCAGCAAAACTAACAGAGAGATTTTTGTTTAAGTCTTTCATTAGGGGGTTGAACTTGTTCGAGAGTCATATCAATGACTTCAACAATCAATTTAGATTGCAGTTGCCCGAAAACTGTTGTGTTATCTTTAACAACAGGAGAATTTTGCATGCTAACTCTTTAACAAGCTCAAACCAGCAATGGTTAAAGGGTTGCTATTTCGATTCTGATACTTTCAAGAGTAAATTAAAGTTCTTGGAAGAGAAGTTTCCTCATGACAAAtaa
- the APM2 gene encoding Apm2p (One of two alternative Mu1-like medium subunits of the clathrin-associated AP-1 complex; binds clathrin; involved in clathrin-dependent Golgi protein sorting; homologous to the medium chain of mammalian clathrin-associated protein complex) — protein sequence MSSSLFILDENLEPLVSKNIRALPNLSSVLSSFKQCYHDGSPPILSQNDWFFIHLKRDFLHFVSVIHTTDKPNIDLMTILAFLEQFYHLLQKYFEIEVLTKNVILDNILLVLELIDECIDFGIVQVTDPSIIKDYIRVKVNVPRVTVDNEEWSPGEESSSSSGSDSDSEYSNTNKRKDKKKKRKKKKGTKGKSVGKSKLKSIMVNNKENRGINVVETVKETLRNKNDTGKEAANDELPNDGNDLYINGDIAKTIIMPISWRTKGIHYAKNEFFLDVIERVQYLMDFEKGVIRKNLIHGEIVCRCYLSGMPKLKISINKILNRDPQFMSNSSFHQCVSLDSINTIEKDEEKNSDDDAGLQAATDAREIEFIPPDGEFVLCQYELKRHVKDAPMVRLKDFEIKPKLKKFKIQIVTKIQTNFKPTNSTSKLNVRIPLTKVFQEYKIDLSKQIRFKANIGKVVFNLSDDFLLWEIQTMKGHREHSTNKSSQYNSDEDDPNTCASMVAEFPLFNQEEYDRLQEEMKTSMNPPPLRTGPRLEELYRQVHDQQTSHVTPRDKLVNIDFEIPYCTCSGLKVEYLKVEEPQLQYQSFPWVRYKTVSDEEYAYIV from the coding sequence ATGTCGTCAAGCCTTTTTATCCTGGATGAAAATCTGGAGCCATTGGTATCGAAGAATATTAGAGCACTACCGAATCTATCGTCGGTTCTTTCAAGTTTCAAACAATGTTATCATGACGGGTCGCCTCCAATTCTCTCCCAAAACGATTGGTTCTTTATACATTTGAAGAGAGACTTTCTGCATTTCGTTTCAGTGATACATACCACAGACAAACCAAATATAGACTTAATGACTATACTAGCCTTTTTGGAAcaattttatcatcttttacaaaaatattttgaaatcgaGGTCTTAACTAAGAATGTCATACTGGACAACATCTTACTTGTCCTGGAGTTGATTGATGAATGTATAGACTTTGGTATCGTACAAGTGACGGATCCAAGTATCATCAAGGACTACATTCGTGTGAAGGTCAACGTACCAAGAGTTACAGTAGACAATGAGGAGTGGAGCCCTGGTGAAGAGAGCAGTAGTAGTAGCGGTAGCGATAGCGATAGCGAGTACAGCAATACTAATAAGAGGAAGgataagaagaagaaaaggaagaagaaaaagggcaCTAAAGGGAAAAGCGTGGGCAAAAGTAAATTAAAAAGTATAATGGtaaacaataaagaaaataggGGCATAAACGTGGTGGAAACTGTCAAGGAGACACTAAGGAACAAGAATGATACCGGTAAAGAAGCCGCTAATGACGAGCTCCCCAATGACGGTAATGATTTATACATCAATGGCGATATTGCGAAGACGATTATAATGCCCATATCATGGAGAACAAAGGGGATACATTACGCCAAAAACGAGTTCTTTCTTGATGTTATTGAACGTGTTCAGTACTTGAtggattttgaaaaaggagtGATTAGGAAAAATCTGATACATGGAGAGATTGTGTGCAGATGCTATTTATCAGGGATGCCCAAACTGAAAATATCCATAAACAAGATACTGAACAGGGACCCCCAGTTCATGTCGAATTCCAGCTTTCATCAGTGTGTTTCACTAGATTCCATAAAcactattgaaaaagatgaagaaaagaatagtGACGATGATGCTGGTTTGCAGGCCGCCACAGATGCAAGAGAAATCGAATTTATACCGCCGGATGGCGAATTTGTTCTTTGCCAATACGAGTTGAAGAGACATGTAAAGGATGCGCCGATGGTGAGgttgaaagattttgaaatcaaaCCTAAACTGAAGAAGTTTAAAATCCAAATTGTaaccaaaattcaaacaaattttaaacCCACCAACTCAACGTCGAAGCTAAACGTGAGAATTCCCCTGACAAAAGTCTTCCAGGAATATAAAATAGACCTCAGCAAGCAAATTAGATTCAAGGCAAACATCGGCAAGGTCGTGTTTAACTTGAGTGACGATTTTCTCCTCTGGGAGATACAAACCATGAAGGGGCACCGAGAACATAGCACAAACAAGAGCTCACAGTACAACAGCGACGAAGATGATCCAAATACGTGTGCATCCATGGTGGCAGAGTTCCCCCTCTTCAACCAGGAAGAATATGACCGCCtgcaagaagaaatgaaaaccTCAATGAATCCGCCGCCCTTGCGCACGGGACCCAGGCTGGAAGAACTATATAGACAAGTGCACGACCAACAAACTTCCCACGTTACTCCTCGAGATAAGTTGGTCAACATTGATTTCGAGATTCCGTACTGTACATGCAGTGGCCTGAAAGTTGAGTACTTGAAGGTCGAAGAGCCACAATTGCAGTACCAGTCTTTCCCCTGGGTCAGATACAAGACCGTCAGCGACGAAGAGTACGCATATATTGTTTGA
- the MCO14 gene encoding 4a-hydroxytetrahydrobiopterin dehydratase (Putative 4a-hydroxytetrahydrobiopterin dehydratase; green fluorescent protein (GFP)-fusion protein localizes to mitochondria and is induced in response to the DNA-damaging agent MMS) — MHNKIVRIASSALTGGKLLEKLKPLTRWEVQWDPNKTKCLGITREVTFKDYETTWAFLTRVSMRSHLWGHHPLIHTSYTWVKLELHTHDIDPKDGAHSQLSDIDVRMAKRIDSYIDEMTT; from the coding sequence ATGCACAACAAGATTGTTAGAATCGCGTCCAGTGCACTCACAGGGGGCAAACTACTCGAGAAGCTAAAACCCTTGACCCGTTGGGAAGTTCAATGGGACCCTAATAAGACCAAATGTTTGGGAATAACAAGAGAGGTAACATTCAAGGACTACGAAACCACATGGGCCTTTTTGACTCGTGTATCGATGAGATCTCATCTATGGGGCCACCATCCCCTGATTCACACAAGTTACACCTGGGTCAAGCTGGAACTTCATACGCATGACATAGACCCGAAAGACGGGGCTCACAGCCAGCTTAGCGATATAGACGTCCGGATGGCCAAGAGAATAGATTCCTACATCGATGAGATGACAACTTGA